The Desulfohalovibrio reitneri genome contains a region encoding:
- a CDS encoding acyl-CoA dehydratase activase encodes MHIGIDAGSVSVKTVVTDSGGKVVFSAYRRHHGAPLRVAREMLAEAASEYGPLPVACTGSSGRRLAAALGAPHFNELSAFARGAAALRPDAASLFEMGGEDSKFLLLEDGQLADFGLNSVCAAGTGSFLDQQAERMGLSPEEFAELALESRNPPRVAGRCSVFAKSDMIHLQQIATPLRDIAGGLCFSVARNFRGAIVRGRPTPGPALFLGGVSLNKGVLRAFREVFGMEDIEVPEHSTQFGALGAALRGAEAGTAVPLDLDGLDRALARDDSGATSRRKPLIRSGDRFQERHAPHPEHRPERLTGPLYMGIDIGSISTNLAVTDEHGRLLSKRYLRTASKPIEAVRTGLAEIKAELDPDGGGVDIAGVGTTGSGRYMIADFTGADIVKNEITAQATAAAFIDPEVDTIFEIGGQDSKFISLRDGVIVDFEMNKACAAGTGSFLEEQAEKLGVDIKGEFAERALKARAPARLGERCTVFMENSLQAGASQGVETDDLLAGLAYSIVENYIGRVVSGRTIGERIFFQGGTAFNRSVTAAFEKHLGLEVTVPPNHDVTGAIGMALIARDHMRATGGESTFRGFDLAHVPFEQSSFECQGCDNRCEINRVKIEGSDAKLFYGGRCEKYDQAKKKPDPSGDLFRFREETLRAEHEQRRDAFTQAGFTAPRGVMGLPMVFFMHDYLPYFSTLLWELGFEPRLSPRTSRKVVGLGVEAVLADTCFPIKAAQGHVRALLEEGVDRLFLPSFTDLATPEDDFDSAQACPLTQSFPYQITAALPRADVIAPTISLRLGTKPVLRELHAALHRFGVGKGELKRAMRLASQAQARYAEAIRERGREYLDNLEGRALVIMGRAYNAFDPGMNLDLPAKAAALGENVIPMDFLPPARITDSWPYMYWRSGQRILSAARVVRDDPRLFPLYLGNFCCGPDSFILKFFNEEMRGKPALHLEIDEHSADAGAITRVEAFLDSLDALPQPHVDREARPKRHVPFRPGQGGGRTIYVPPMCDHAHGLAAAFRHCGLEARVMDEAGDEAMERARHYVSGKECYPCAVTVGEMLGAAASPIFKPDSSAFFMPGGTGPCRFGQYNLFHRMALDRAGLPQVPIFAPVQDASLYEELGLVGSRFSRRAWEATVAFDLLTKMLHETRPTEATPGQTDALYQDALRRLEETLASDEEDIAGLLQDIGRDFQAVPQTGETRPLIGVVGEIFVRSNRFSNEDLVRNIEALGGRAWLAPVDEWILYVGYVSRRKARQDWDYKRLLKLWLEQRVQDKITHHLEAAANGFLHTLPEPSTREVIDNAKPYMRDTFQGEAILSVGKTVDMAKRGAVGIVNAMPFGCMPGTVATAVLRRVCDEHSLPAISMPFDGTASPTLHLTLETFMEQCRQRVE; translated from the coding sequence GTGCACATCGGCATCGACGCCGGTTCTGTCAGTGTCAAGACTGTCGTCACGGATTCCGGCGGAAAGGTGGTGTTCAGCGCCTACCGCCGCCACCATGGAGCGCCGCTGCGGGTGGCCCGCGAGATGCTGGCCGAGGCGGCCTCGGAATACGGCCCCCTGCCGGTGGCCTGCACCGGCTCCAGCGGCCGTCGGCTGGCCGCCGCCCTTGGGGCTCCGCACTTCAACGAGTTGTCCGCCTTCGCCCGGGGCGCGGCGGCCCTACGGCCGGACGCCGCCAGCCTCTTCGAGATGGGCGGCGAGGACTCCAAGTTCCTCCTGCTGGAGGACGGCCAATTGGCCGACTTCGGTCTCAACTCGGTCTGCGCCGCGGGCACCGGCTCCTTTCTGGACCAGCAGGCCGAGCGCATGGGCCTCTCCCCCGAGGAGTTCGCCGAGCTGGCGCTCGAGAGCCGCAATCCCCCGCGTGTGGCCGGGCGTTGCTCCGTGTTCGCCAAGTCGGACATGATCCACCTGCAGCAGATCGCCACCCCCCTGCGCGACATCGCCGGGGGGCTGTGCTTCTCCGTGGCCCGCAACTTCCGCGGCGCCATCGTGCGCGGACGGCCCACTCCCGGCCCGGCCCTGTTCCTGGGCGGCGTGTCCCTGAACAAGGGCGTGCTGCGCGCCTTCCGCGAGGTTTTCGGCATGGAGGACATCGAGGTGCCGGAACACTCCACCCAGTTCGGCGCGCTGGGCGCGGCCCTGCGCGGGGCGGAGGCCGGAACCGCCGTCCCCCTGGACCTGGACGGGCTTGACCGCGCCCTGGCTCGCGACGACTCCGGCGCCACCTCCCGCCGCAAACCCCTCATCCGCTCCGGCGACCGCTTCCAGGAACGCCACGCCCCCCACCCGGAGCACCGGCCCGAGCGGCTCACCGGGCCGCTTTACATGGGCATCGACATTGGTTCCATCTCCACCAACCTGGCGGTCACGGACGAGCACGGCCGCCTGCTGTCCAAACGCTACCTGCGCACCGCCTCCAAGCCCATCGAGGCCGTGCGCACAGGGCTGGCCGAGATCAAGGCCGAGCTGGACCCGGACGGCGGGGGGGTGGACATCGCCGGGGTGGGCACCACCGGCTCCGGTCGCTACATGATCGCCGACTTCACCGGAGCGGACATCGTCAAGAACGAGATCACCGCCCAGGCCACGGCCGCGGCCTTCATCGACCCGGAGGTGGACACCATCTTCGAGATCGGCGGCCAGGACTCCAAGTTCATCTCCCTGCGCGACGGGGTCATTGTGGACTTCGAGATGAACAAGGCCTGCGCCGCGGGAACCGGCTCCTTTCTGGAGGAACAGGCCGAAAAGCTGGGCGTTGACATCAAGGGCGAGTTCGCCGAGCGTGCCCTCAAGGCCCGCGCCCCGGCGCGGCTGGGCGAGCGCTGCACCGTGTTCATGGAGAACTCCCTGCAGGCCGGGGCCTCGCAAGGCGTGGAGACCGACGACCTCCTGGCCGGGCTGGCCTACTCCATCGTGGAGAACTACATCGGCCGCGTGGTTTCCGGCCGGACCATCGGGGAGCGCATCTTTTTCCAGGGCGGCACCGCCTTCAACCGCTCCGTGACCGCGGCCTTCGAAAAGCACCTGGGGTTGGAAGTCACCGTTCCGCCCAACCACGACGTCACCGGGGCCATCGGCATGGCCCTCATCGCCCGCGACCACATGCGGGCCACGGGCGGCGAGTCCACCTTCCGAGGCTTCGACCTGGCCCACGTGCCCTTTGAGCAGTCCTCCTTCGAGTGCCAGGGGTGCGACAACCGCTGCGAGATCAACCGGGTAAAAATCGAGGGTTCCGACGCCAAACTCTTCTACGGCGGCCGCTGCGAGAAGTACGACCAGGCCAAGAAGAAACCCGACCCGTCCGGAGACCTGTTCCGCTTCCGCGAGGAGACCCTGCGCGCCGAGCACGAACAGCGGCGCGACGCCTTCACCCAGGCCGGGTTCACCGCGCCGCGCGGGGTCATGGGCCTGCCCATGGTCTTCTTCATGCACGACTACCTGCCCTATTTCTCCACCCTCTTGTGGGAGCTGGGCTTCGAACCGCGCCTTTCTCCGCGCACCAGCCGCAAGGTGGTGGGCCTGGGGGTGGAGGCCGTGCTGGCGGACACCTGCTTCCCCATCAAGGCGGCCCAGGGGCACGTGCGCGCCCTTTTGGAAGAAGGCGTGGACCGCCTCTTCCTGCCCAGCTTCACCGACCTGGCCACCCCGGAGGACGACTTCGACTCCGCACAGGCCTGTCCCCTGACCCAGTCCTTCCCCTACCAGATCACCGCGGCCCTGCCCCGGGCCGACGTCATCGCGCCCACCATTTCCCTGCGGCTGGGCACCAAGCCCGTGCTGCGCGAGCTGCACGCGGCCCTGCACCGCTTCGGCGTGGGCAAGGGGGAACTCAAGCGGGCCATGCGGCTGGCCTCCCAAGCCCAGGCCCGCTACGCCGAGGCCATCCGCGAGCGCGGGCGCGAGTACCTGGACAACCTGGAAGGCCGTGCCCTGGTGATCATGGGCCGCGCCTACAACGCCTTCGACCCCGGCATGAACCTGGACCTCCCGGCCAAGGCCGCCGCCCTGGGCGAGAACGTCATCCCCATGGACTTCCTGCCCCCGGCGCGCATCACCGATTCCTGGCCGTACATGTACTGGCGCTCAGGACAGCGCATCCTCTCCGCCGCCCGGGTGGTGCGCGACGACCCGCGCCTCTTCCCCCTCTACCTGGGCAACTTCTGCTGCGGGCCGGACTCCTTCATCCTCAAGTTCTTCAATGAGGAAATGCGCGGCAAGCCCGCCCTGCACCTGGAGATCGACGAGCACTCCGCCGACGCCGGGGCCATCACCCGGGTGGAGGCCTTCCTGGACTCACTGGACGCCCTGCCGCAACCCCACGTGGACCGCGAGGCCCGGCCCAAGCGCCATGTCCCCTTCCGGCCCGGCCAGGGCGGCGGGCGCACCATCTACGTCCCTCCCATGTGCGACCACGCCCATGGCTTGGCCGCCGCCTTCCGCCACTGCGGCCTGGAGGCCCGCGTCATGGACGAGGCCGGCGACGAGGCCATGGAGCGCGCTCGTCACTATGTCTCCGGCAAGGAGTGCTACCCCTGCGCCGTGACCGTGGGCGAAATGCTGGGCGCCGCCGCCTCGCCCATATTCAAGCCGGACTCATCCGCCTTCTTCATGCCCGGCGGCACCGGGCCCTGCCGCTTCGGCCAGTACAATCTCTTCCACCGCATGGCCCTGGACCGCGCCGGGCTGCCACAGGTGCCCATCTTCGCACCGGTGCAGGACGCCTCCCTCTACGAGGAACTCGGCCTGGTCGGCTCCCGCTTCTCCCGCCGCGCATGGGAGGCCACCGTGGCCTTCGACCTGCTCACCAAAATGCTCCACGAGACCCGGCCCACGGAAGCCACCCCCGGCCAGACCGACGCCCTCTACCAGGACGCCCTGCGCCGCCTGGAGGAAACCCTGGCCTCGGACGAGGAGGACATCGCCGGACTCCTTCAGGACATCGGCCGCGACTTCCAGGCCGTTCCGCAGACCGGCGAAACTCGCCCCCTCATCGGCGTGGTGGGGGAAATCTTCGTGCGCTCCAACCGCTTCTCCAACGAAGACCTCGTCCGCAACATCGAGGCCCTGGGCGGCCGCGCCTGGCTGGCCCCTGTGGACGAGTGGATCCTCTACGTGGGCTACGTCTCCCGCCGCAAAGCCCGCCAGGACTGGGACTACAAGCGGCTGCTCAAGCTCTGGCTGGAACAGCGCGTCCAGGACAAGATCACCCACCACCTGGAAGCCGCAGCCAACGGCTTCCTCCACACCCTGCCCGAACCATCCACCCGGGAAGTCATCGACAACGCCAAGCCCTACATGCGCGACACCTTCCAGGGCGAAGCCATCCTCTCCGTGGGCAAAACCGTGGATATGGCCAAGCGCGGCGCCGTGGGCATCGTCAACGCCATGCCCTTCGGCTGCATGCCCGGCACCGTGGCCACCGCCGTCCTCCGGCGGGTCTGCGACGAGCACTCCCTCCCCGCCATCTCCATGCCCTTCGACGGCACCGCCTCCCCCACCCTCCACCTCACCCTGGAAACCTTCATGGAACAGTGCAGGCAGCGGGTGGAGTAG
- a CDS encoding tetratricopeptide repeat protein, which yields MQGIQGIFSTTTGTGEAARKVYWTARERDDGSITVQPLSRNFAPSGQPRNVSREDFLERFEPEPEFFLDTVSDRRQGKEVVDGRPLADMDLPGAEQVNEDNIKANFNLGLWLLENGRKAKARRVFERILRLEGPFRREDKHLFNGFGIALRKYGQPDMALSFYDKAHLLARDDENLHHNMARSHFEKGDTKKAREELEKSLRLNPGLKESKRFLRYLSGQGRPKPRVYRQTPFEE from the coding sequence GTGCAGGGCATACAAGGAATCTTCTCCACCACCACCGGCACGGGCGAGGCTGCGCGCAAGGTCTACTGGACCGCGCGGGAGCGGGACGACGGCTCCATCACCGTACAACCCCTGAGCCGCAATTTCGCGCCATCCGGCCAGCCCAGGAACGTCTCCCGCGAGGATTTCCTGGAGCGGTTCGAGCCGGAGCCGGAGTTCTTTCTGGACACCGTTTCCGACCGCCGGCAAGGCAAGGAGGTCGTGGACGGCCGCCCCCTGGCGGACATGGACCTGCCCGGCGCGGAACAGGTCAACGAGGACAACATAAAGGCCAATTTCAATCTCGGGCTGTGGCTCCTGGAAAACGGCCGCAAGGCCAAGGCACGGCGGGTATTCGAGCGCATTCTGCGGCTGGAGGGGCCCTTCCGCCGCGAGGACAAGCACCTCTTCAACGGTTTCGGCATCGCCCTGCGCAAATACGGGCAGCCCGACATGGCCCTGTCCTTCTACGACAAGGCCCACCTGCTGGCCCGAGACGACGAGAACCTGCACCACAACATGGCCCGGTCCCACTTCGAAAAAGGCGACACAAAAAAGGCCAGGGAAGAACTGGAGAAGTCCCTGCGGCTTAACCCAGGCCTCAAGGAATCGAAGCGGTTCCTGCGCTATCTCAGCGGACAGGGACGCCCCAAGCCGCGCGTTTACCGCCAAACACCGTTCGAGGAGTAG
- the treS gene encoding maltose alpha-D-glucosyltransferase has translation MNDPLWYKDAIIYELHVKCFADSNGDGIGDFKGLTKKLDYLEDLGVTAVWLLPFYPSPLRDDGYDIADPKKVNPDYGNLRDFKAFLREAHKRGIRVITEMVLNHTSDQHAWFQRARQAAPGTRHRNYYVWSETPEKYPEARIIFKDFETSNWSWDPVAKAYFWHRFYSHQPDLNFDSKDVRREVMKLLDFWLAMGVDGLRLDAIPYLYEREGTNCENLPETYEFIKQVRAHVDENHRDKMLLAEANQWPEDAVAYFGDDNACHMAFHFPLMPRMFMSLQMEDRFPIVDILDQTPEIPEGSQWAMFLRNHDELTLEMVTDEERDYMYRMYARDPRARINLGIRRRLAPLLDNDRRKIELLNVLLFTMPGSPVIYYGDEIGMGDNYYLGDRDGVRTPMQWSADRNAGFSAANPQRLFLPVIIDPEYHYEAVNVENQEHNRSSLLWWMKGIIATRKRLTALSRGKLEFVLPRNPSVLAYLRTLERDGGDPEAVLVVANLSRHPQMAELHLEDWSGFVPEEVFSRQAFPTLREGGTPFTLGPCGYYIFSLRREAGAHEVSALPKLAADPRSGELLTAKARAELARLLPGYVARRGWLADERKVKDFSMLEAVQVGSERHPCWLVITRASFVDHPPRTFNLLLSTAVNQEAESMRAESRPEVICSFPAPEGDGVIYEGVPPGEPCTPLLELVARKKSVRGRSGELAPLPGRLGRKALREGRELKTSHSISQRVNTIVLFGQRYFLKLFRQAEEGVNPDVEMVRHLTEVVGFDHTPRFVGSMEYRRKGQEPVVVASLKEYVPAETDGHSLGLKAVDRYLERVLAHGPENMAPPKLPASPGASAYVDPPDELWSLMTGSDLELFGLMGARTAEMHLALARPTRDPAFAAEPFSRLYQRSVYQTMQSSMKKVMTQLERGRSGLDEGARAEADAIREARSRCLEIFHRFHASTIRCLKLRIHGEFHLAHLLSTGKDFVVIDFEGNPERPLPERRIKRSPFRDLADMQRSIFDTAWEALDNSSWLRPEDRPGLEPWVEAWAQAAFGAFLRAWLTRAAEAHFMPENERDVTVMTDAYVLEKCFADLGRALERAPSQARVPLRAIRRMLG, from the coding sequence ATGAACGATCCCCTTTGGTACAAGGACGCCATCATTTACGAGCTGCACGTCAAGTGCTTCGCGGACTCCAACGGCGACGGCATCGGCGACTTCAAGGGCCTGACGAAAAAGCTGGACTACCTTGAGGACCTGGGCGTCACCGCGGTCTGGCTGCTGCCCTTCTATCCCTCGCCCCTGCGGGACGACGGCTACGACATCGCCGATCCCAAAAAAGTCAACCCGGACTACGGCAACCTGCGCGACTTCAAGGCCTTCCTGCGCGAGGCGCACAAGCGGGGCATACGGGTCATCACCGAGATGGTGCTCAACCACACCTCGGACCAGCACGCCTGGTTCCAGCGCGCCCGCCAGGCCGCCCCCGGCACCCGCCACCGCAACTACTACGTCTGGAGCGAAACCCCGGAGAAGTATCCGGAAGCGCGCATCATCTTCAAGGATTTCGAGACCTCCAACTGGTCCTGGGACCCGGTGGCCAAGGCCTATTTCTGGCACCGCTTCTACTCCCACCAGCCCGACCTCAATTTCGACTCCAAGGACGTGCGCCGGGAGGTCATGAAGCTGCTGGACTTCTGGCTGGCCATGGGCGTGGACGGCCTGCGGCTGGACGCCATCCCCTACCTCTACGAACGGGAGGGCACCAACTGCGAGAACCTCCCCGAGACCTACGAGTTCATCAAGCAGGTGCGCGCCCACGTGGACGAGAACCACCGGGACAAGATGCTCCTGGCCGAGGCCAACCAGTGGCCCGAGGACGCCGTGGCCTACTTCGGCGACGACAACGCCTGCCACATGGCCTTCCACTTTCCCCTCATGCCGCGCATGTTCATGTCCCTGCAGATGGAGGACCGCTTCCCCATCGTGGACATTCTGGACCAGACCCCGGAAATCCCCGAGGGCTCCCAGTGGGCCATGTTCCTGCGCAACCACGACGAGCTGACCCTGGAGATGGTCACGGACGAGGAGCGGGACTACATGTACCGCATGTACGCCCGCGACCCCCGGGCGCGCATCAATTTGGGCATCCGCCGTCGCCTGGCCCCGCTGCTGGACAACGACCGCCGCAAGATCGAGCTGTTGAACGTCCTGCTCTTCACCATGCCCGGCTCGCCTGTCATCTACTACGGCGACGAAATCGGCATGGGCGACAACTACTACCTGGGCGACCGCGACGGCGTGCGCACCCCCATGCAGTGGTCCGCGGACCGCAACGCGGGGTTTTCCGCAGCCAACCCCCAGCGCCTCTTCCTGCCGGTCATCATCGACCCGGAATACCACTACGAGGCGGTCAACGTGGAAAACCAGGAGCACAACCGCTCCTCGCTCCTGTGGTGGATGAAAGGCATCATCGCCACACGCAAGCGGCTGACCGCCCTCTCGCGGGGCAAGCTGGAGTTCGTGCTGCCGCGCAACCCCAGCGTGCTGGCCTATCTGCGCACCCTGGAGAGGGACGGCGGGGATCCGGAAGCCGTGCTGGTGGTGGCCAACCTCTCCCGCCACCCCCAGATGGCCGAACTCCATTTGGAGGACTGGTCCGGCTTCGTGCCCGAGGAGGTATTCTCCCGCCAGGCCTTCCCCACCCTGCGCGAAGGCGGCACGCCCTTCACCCTGGGGCCCTGCGGCTACTACATCTTCTCCCTGCGCAGGGAGGCCGGGGCGCACGAGGTCAGCGCCCTGCCCAAGCTGGCGGCCGACCCCCGCAGCGGCGAGCTGCTGACCGCCAAGGCCAGGGCAGAGCTGGCCCGGCTGCTGCCCGGCTACGTGGCCCGGCGCGGCTGGCTGGCTGACGAGCGCAAGGTCAAGGACTTCAGCATGCTGGAGGCGGTGCAGGTAGGCTCCGAGCGCCACCCCTGCTGGCTGGTCATCACCCGCGCCTCCTTCGTGGACCACCCGCCGCGCACCTTCAACCTGCTGCTGTCCACGGCTGTGAATCAGGAGGCCGAGAGCATGCGGGCCGAGTCGCGGCCCGAGGTCATCTGCTCCTTTCCCGCCCCCGAAGGCGACGGGGTCATCTACGAGGGCGTGCCGCCGGGCGAGCCCTGCACCCCGCTTTTGGAGCTTGTGGCCCGCAAGAAGTCCGTCAGGGGCCGCTCCGGAGAACTGGCCCCCCTGCCTGGGCGGCTGGGACGCAAGGCCCTGCGCGAAGGCAGGGAACTGAAAACCTCCCACTCCATCTCCCAGCGGGTGAACACCATCGTCCTCTTCGGCCAGCGGTACTTCCTCAAGCTCTTCCGGCAAGCCGAGGAAGGGGTCAACCCGGACGTGGAGATGGTGCGCCACCTCACCGAGGTGGTGGGCTTCGACCACACCCCGCGCTTCGTGGGCAGCATGGAATACCGACGCAAAGGGCAGGAGCCGGTGGTGGTGGCCTCCCTCAAGGAATACGTCCCGGCCGAAACCGACGGCCACTCCCTGGGGCTGAAGGCGGTGGACCGCTACCTGGAGCGGGTGCTGGCCCACGGGCCGGAGAACATGGCTCCGCCCAAGCTGCCCGCCTCGCCCGGGGCCTCGGCCTACGTCGATCCCCCGGACGAGTTGTGGAGCCTGATGACCGGCTCCGACCTGGAACTGTTCGGGCTGATGGGCGCGCGCACCGCGGAAATGCACCTGGCCCTGGCCCGGCCCACCCGCGATCCGGCTTTCGCGGCCGAGCCCTTCTCGCGACTGTACCAGCGCTCGGTCTACCAGACCATGCAAAGTTCCATGAAGAAGGTCATGACGCAGCTGGAGCGGGGTCGCTCCGGCCTGGACGAGGGCGCGCGGGCCGAGGCGGACGCCATTCGCGAGGCGCGGAGCCGGTGCCTGGAGATCTTCCACCGCTTCCACGCCTCCACCATTCGCTGCCTGAAGCTGCGCATCCACGGCGAGTTCCACCTGGCCCACCTGCTCTCCACGGGCAAGGACTTCGTCGTCATCGACTTCGAGGGCAACCCGGAGCGGCCGCTGCCCGAGCGCCGAATCAAGCGCTCCCCCTTCCGCGACCTGGCGGACATGCAGCGGTCCATCTTCGACACCGCCTGGGAAGCCCTGGACAACTCCAGCTGGCTACGGCCGGAGGACCGGCCCGGGCTGGAGCCGTGGGTGGAGGCCTGGGCGCAGGCAGCCTTCGGCGCCTTCCTGCGCGCCTGGCTCACCCGGGCGGCCGAGGCCCACTTCATGCCGGAGAACGAACGCGACGTGACGGTGATGACCGATGCCTACGTACTGGAGAAGTGCTTCGCCGACCTGGGCCGCGCCCTGGAGCGCGCCCCCTCCCAGGCTCGCGTTCCGCTTCGCGCCATCCGGAGGATGCTGGGTTAG
- the malQ gene encoding 4-alpha-glucanotransferase — protein sequence MRRRSGVLLHLTSLPSAYGIGDLGPGAYWFADFLAETRQGVWQMLPINPTTPGIGNSPYSAISAFAANYMLISPDKLVADGWLDEGDVDSDGSWPEDKVDYSAVEEFKEDLLCRAYDRNFIRLAEDTLFHRFKDENAYWLDDFALFKAIKESRGGQMWTLWPRELRLREQGALREFAGEHRGRISQIKFNQYIFARQWADLRRHCMARRVHLMGDAPIYVTLDSADVWANPNLFKLDEDCQPTHVAGVPPDYFSETGQLWGNPVFDWDRLQERGFDWWIDRLRHNLSLFDFLRIDHFRGFAGYWEIEAGEETAINGEWVDAPGFEFFDALTTALPSLPIIAEDLGVITPDVRELRDAFRLPGMKILQFGFGDNVGDSHDAPHNYTRNCVAYTGTHDNNTTRGWFEEEATEKDKKHLFDYCGHAFTAERAPWEMIRLAQASVAELCLFPMQDLLCLGSEARMNIPAVSNGNWEWRLDAGLLNDGVKEQLLSLTKLFGRG from the coding sequence ATGCGCAGACGCAGCGGCGTCCTGCTTCATCTCACCAGCCTCCCCTCGGCCTACGGCATCGGCGACCTCGGGCCCGGGGCGTACTGGTTCGCGGACTTTCTGGCCGAAACCCGGCAGGGCGTGTGGCAGATGCTGCCCATCAACCCCACCACACCGGGCATCGGCAACTCGCCGTATTCGGCCATTTCCGCCTTCGCTGCCAACTACATGCTCATCAGTCCCGACAAGCTTGTGGCCGACGGCTGGCTGGACGAGGGCGACGTGGACTCCGACGGTTCATGGCCCGAGGACAAGGTGGACTACAGCGCGGTGGAGGAGTTCAAAGAGGACCTGCTGTGCCGGGCCTACGACCGCAACTTCATACGGCTGGCCGAGGACACCCTCTTCCACCGCTTCAAAGACGAGAACGCCTACTGGCTGGATGACTTCGCCCTGTTCAAGGCCATCAAGGAGTCGCGCGGCGGACAAATGTGGACCCTGTGGCCCCGGGAGCTTCGCCTGCGCGAACAAGGCGCCCTGCGCGAGTTCGCCGGGGAACACCGCGGGCGCATAAGCCAGATCAAGTTCAACCAGTACATCTTCGCCCGCCAGTGGGCCGACCTGCGGCGGCACTGCATGGCCCGCCGGGTGCACCTCATGGGCGACGCGCCCATCTACGTCACCCTGGACTCGGCCGACGTCTGGGCCAACCCCAACCTCTTCAAGCTGGACGAGGACTGCCAGCCCACCCACGTGGCCGGGGTGCCGCCGGATTACTTTTCGGAAACGGGCCAACTGTGGGGCAATCCGGTCTTCGACTGGGACCGCCTGCAGGAGCGAGGCTTCGACTGGTGGATCGACCGCCTGCGCCACAACCTGTCCCTGTTCGACTTCCTGCGCATCGACCACTTCCGGGGTTTCGCCGGCTACTGGGAGATCGAGGCCGGAGAGGAAACCGCCATCAACGGCGAGTGGGTGGACGCCCCCGGCTTCGAGTTCTTCGACGCCCTGACCACGGCCCTGCCCTCGCTGCCCATCATCGCCGAGGACTTGGGCGTCATCACCCCGGACGTCCGCGAACTGCGCGACGCCTTCCGCCTGCCCGGCATGAAGATCCTCCAGTTCGGTTTCGGCGACAACGTGGGCGACTCCCACGACGCGCCCCACAACTACACCCGAAACTGCGTGGCCTACACCGGCACCCACGACAACAACACCACCCGGGGCTGGTTCGAGGAGGAGGCCACGGAAAAGGACAAGAAGCACCTCTTCGACTACTGCGGCCACGCGTTCACGGCCGAGCGCGCCCCCTGGGAGATGATCCGCTTGGCCCAGGCCTCGGTGGCCGAGTTGTGCCTTTTCCCCATGCAGGACCTGCTCTGCCTGGGCTCGGAGGCGCGCATGAACATCCCGGCCGTTTCCAACGGCAACTGGGAATGGCGGCTTGACGCCGGACTGTTGAACGACGGCGTCAAGGAACAACTGCTTTCCCTGACCAAGCTCTTCGGCCGGGGGTAG
- a CDS encoding 4Fe-4S binding protein: MAKPKKILRAPRMERCIGCHSCSLSCARQVHKKLSWNECGIRIKSSGGITTGFEARLCLGCDPAPCAEACPTEAYRQREGGGVLVNKKQCIRCGACAEACPVDAIYLSPDNEPFVCIHCGRCVPFCPHDCLEMMEKPEHVCVGGTCDVDE, encoded by the coding sequence ATGGCAAAACCCAAGAAAATACTCCGCGCGCCCCGCATGGAGCGCTGCATCGGCTGCCACTCCTGCTCGCTATCCTGCGCGCGGCAGGTGCACAAGAAGCTTTCCTGGAACGAATGCGGCATCCGCATCAAATCCTCGGGCGGCATCACCACCGGCTTCGAGGCGCGGCTGTGCCTGGGCTGCGACCCGGCACCCTGCGCCGAGGCCTGCCCCACCGAGGCCTACCGGCAGCGGGAAGGCGGCGGCGTGCTGGTCAACAAGAAGCAGTGCATCCGCTGCGGGGCCTGTGCCGAGGCCTGCCCGGTGGACGCCATCTACCTGTCCCCGGACAACGAGCCCTTCGTCTGCATCCACTGCGGCCGTTGCGTGCCCTTCTGCCCGCACGACTGCCTTGAGATGATGGAAAAGCCGGAACACGTCTGCGTGGGAGGGACCTGCGATGTCGACGAATAG